AACAGCGACAGCCGCGGCTTCCGTGGGAGTAAAAATACCTCCGTAGATTCCTCCAAGGATAATAACCGGAGTCAACAAACCCCAAAATGATTCTTTAAATGCTTTTAAGAGCTTTTCTCTCCCCCCACGGGGCTCTCCGTGATATCCGTGTTTTTTACTTATAAAATAAACAAAAAGCATTAAAAATAGAGCCACCACTATACCCGGGAAAACACCAGCCGCAAAAAGAGCGCTGACTGACGTCTCTGTAACAACGCCGTACACAATAAATGCTATGCTTGGCGGAATGACTATTGCCAGACCAGAAGAAACAGACACTACAGCGGCAGAAAAAGCCTTATCGTATCCGGCAGCCGCCATTCCGGGGATAAGGATCAACCCGAGGGCAGCAACAGTTGCTGGGCCAGAGCCGCTGACCGCTCCCCAGAAGGTGGCCACCCCTACAGTCGCTATCGCGAGTCCTCCCGTGACGGAGCCTACCAGTTCCTTTATAAGATTGATGATCCGCACCGCAATGCCAGCTTTTTCCATAATGACCCCAGCTAAAATAAAGAAAGGAATGGCCAGAAGGGGGAATTTAGCTATGCCGGCATAAAAGTTATAGGAAATCATTTGGTGCCCCAGGCTCCAATGCCACGATACAAAAAGGGCCGATCCCCCAAGGGCCACTGCTATTGGAAACTTGAGCAAAAGGGGTATTACAAAAATAATAAGCGCCCACAAAGCGGGGTCTTTAAGAATTTCAGTCATCATATAAGCCCCCTCAAAACTGATGTTCTTTATAGGTTTGAATAGAATGCTGCAAAAGCCGTAAAATAATGAGCACCGAAAAAACAGGAGTAGCAATGGTATAGATCCAGACTGGGATATCCAGGGATTCTGTAGTAACATCCAAAGCTATTTCATCTATGACTTCCACATATCCATAATAGGCAAGAACAGCAAAAAACAGAATTGATGCCGCCGTAGAGAAAACAAAGCAAATCAGGCGTTTTTTGGGCGCCAAACGCTCGTAAAAAAAGGTCATACTTAAATTAGCCCCCTGTTTAAAGGCCATAGAGGTTCCAAGCATAACGAGCCATACAAAAAGATTGACCTCTATCTCTTCTGTAAAAGACAAGGGGTATTTAATAAAATACCGTGTTACAACATTGATAAAAGCTATGCTGACCATAATCATCAGCATCACAGCGCCGACAAGCTCTTCGAAGTGGTCCCAAAGTTTTTTTAGCATAAGGCCAACAACCCCTTTTTTATAAGGAGGAGGAAAGGCGCTCCTCCTCCTTATTACAGAGTATGACTACTTTACAGAAGCCATATCAGCTTCTGCGGCTTCCACAAGGTCTTTGCCGATTTTCTCTTTCCATGTATCGTAAACAGGCTTTGTCTTTTCGACAAAAACCTTTATCTGGTCAGCGCTGAGCCTTGTTATCATCATTCCCTGCTCTTCAAGGTATTTGTAGGGTTCTATGACCTGAGGCACTTCATTGATCTCCTTGAGATAGGCTAGGGAAATATCACCGTCAAGACCAACACGAGCAAGGGCCTTCTGGTATTTGGAAGCTTCTTCCACACACTCCATTATCATTTTCTGATCTTCTGAACTAAAAGATGTCCACACCCTGTTGTTTACTGCGTACAGAAGGGGATCCACCACATAATGCCAATCTGTAAGGTATTTATGGAATTCGAATACTTTGTATGGAAGGATTACAGAGTTAACAGGGTTCTCTTGCCCATCAACAACTCCCTGCTGAAATGCGGTTACAGCTTCTCCCCAGTTCATATTGATGGGATTGGCTCCCAGCGCCTTGAAAATATCGAGGTAGAGAGGGCTTCCTACTACACGAATTTTCATCCCGGCCATATCCTCGGGCGAGGAAATGGGCTTGACTCCGTTGGTGAGTTCGCGAAAGCCGTTCTCACCCCAGCCCAGAACTGTAACACCTTTTTTCTGCAAAGCATCGGCAATGAACTTCCCAGCTTTGCCGGCCTCAATGGCGTCAAGTGCCTTATAGGGATCTGGCTGACTGGAAATAAAGAAAGGAAGGGCAAAAAGGTTCAACTCTGTTGCTTGAGGAGACCAATTAATGGTAGATGAAAGAGCAAAGTCAGCCGCTTCATTGCGTACTATCATAAACTCTGATGTCTGTTTTCCTGCCATGAGCTGGGCAGAATAGTAGACTTTAACGTTAATTTTACCGCCAGACTTCTCTGCCACCAGTTCCGCAAACTTACCTGCTCCTTTACCCCAGGCACTCTGTGCAGCAACGTTGCAAGTCAGCTTATACTCGTCTTTATAGGCAGCAAGAGCCGGGACAGCCAGACCACAAACAAGAACACACAAAGTTAAAAAAGCAATCAGCTTACGCATCCTTTTCCCTCCTGTTTTAAGGATAATAAAAACACCTCACGCCCGCAGCGCTCCTCTATTAGCTGTTCCCTAGCCTTCACCCCCGCTCATTATGTAGGTAGTTAGCCTTGGAACTATATGTGAATGAACAACCATTACTCTCGCTTCTTCTCCGTCACTTTAAAAAGATTAAATCCGGTTTCTTCATCATAGGAACGAAGCATTTGCACATCAGAAAAAACGCTGATGACCACTTCCACCGTAGCGAGCACTCTATTGTTCCCCGACGGGGCAAAATGCCCCGCAACAGCATGCATATCCTCTCCTGCCACAGCACCATGAAGATGGATATCAATCTCTCCATCCTCATTTCTTCCAATAATCCCCTGAGCACCGATAAACTCGAGGGGACCCGCCATTTGAACCGGATCAAGGTAACGAGCCTGTCCCCCTGGAAAATCCTCTGTAACACAAACCAACGTGGCACATTGAAGACTGCCTATCATGGTGCTGATGCACCCTGACTCTACATC
This region of Aminobacterium colombiense DSM 12261 genomic DNA includes:
- a CDS encoding TRAP transporter large permease, which produces MTEILKDPALWALIIFVIPLLLKFPIAVALGGSALFVSWHWSLGHQMISYNFYAGIAKFPLLAIPFFILAGVIMEKAGIAVRIINLIKELVGSVTGGLAIATVGVATFWGAVSGSGPATVAALGLILIPGMAAAGYDKAFSAAVVSVSSGLAIVIPPSIAFIVYGVVTETSVSALFAAGVFPGIVVALFLMLFVYFISKKHGYHGEPRGGREKLLKAFKESFWGLLTPVIILGGIYGGIFTPTEAAAVAVFYGLFVGVFVYRTITVRVMYEILVSSVISTAVVMIVVTCAGLFSWVGATVGLIDKAADLLLNLSGNPMVILLLINVILLLAGMVLDAISIYYVFLPILIPIMAHFGWDPIWFGVVMTVNLAIGQVTPPVAVNLYVGANISKLSMEDISKPAMPLVLASILALIVITLFPTISTFLPKAFNLY
- a CDS encoding TRAP transporter small permease, with amino-acid sequence MLKKLWDHFEELVGAVMLMIMVSIAFINVVTRYFIKYPLSFTEEIEVNLFVWLVMLGTSMAFKQGANLSMTFFYERLAPKKRLICFVFSTAASILFFAVLAYYGYVEVIDEIALDVTTESLDIPVWIYTIATPVFSVLIILRLLQHSIQTYKEHQF
- a CDS encoding DctP family TRAP transporter solute-binding subunit produces the protein MRKLIAFLTLCVLVCGLAVPALAAYKDEYKLTCNVAAQSAWGKGAGKFAELVAEKSGGKINVKVYYSAQLMAGKQTSEFMIVRNEAADFALSSTINWSPQATELNLFALPFFISSQPDPYKALDAIEAGKAGKFIADALQKKGVTVLGWGENGFRELTNGVKPISSPEDMAGMKIRVVGSPLYLDIFKALGANPINMNWGEAVTAFQQGVVDGQENPVNSVILPYKVFEFHKYLTDWHYVVDPLLYAVNNRVWTSFSSEDQKMIMECVEEASKYQKALARVGLDGDISLAYLKEINEVPQVIEPYKYLEEQGMMITRLSADQIKVFVEKTKPVYDTWKEKIGKDLVEAAEADMASVK
- a CDS encoding PPC domain-containing DNA-binding protein; this translates as MQAFSTDVSRMIVARFGPDEDIFESLRLLCQKMDVESGCISTMIGSLQCATLVCVTEDFPGGQARYLDPVQMAGPLEFIGAQGIIGRNEDGEIDIHLHGAVAGEDMHAVAGHFAPSGNNRVLATVEVVISVFSDVQMLRSYDEETGFNLFKVTEKKRE